One Schistocerca nitens isolate TAMUIC-IGC-003100 chromosome 1, iqSchNite1.1, whole genome shotgun sequence DNA segment encodes these proteins:
- the LOC126233187 gene encoding trichohyalin-like: MLAALLKESREKEKREEIFRKSLKEDLQESLEKNSQENKEEGRILRESLEKRLQETNASLKKNSQETRESLKEDLQEIKTSQMKMEDNLKKEIRELPKRLKMNVDERESKLQTNIEQVQGDVEKTEGKVTEKIEEDAEEARTELGEKITEVMQMQKQCNDVVEKIEEDVEETRIEMEERITEVTQMQKRCNDVIEGMGEKQQQLTINLRNAVAMQREDYQRGTIKGEAFTCGIKRKKGNTNNDQFGGELLKKRWPKSRQCTTLENPLRCRPLSNGKGTSEEIAKHSCKLNETLERPLSDNVMVSAIKRRLNQKRQGTVSRSPIKNREALMKILHQLESIRSQKYKQANDRNREGSNDPRIHFNHSSDYRGRGGGTKKPKDTPGEVRPRVRAIRTPNKPAKTWLGQLAVKWTIK, from the coding sequence ATGTTGGCGGCCTTGctaaaagaaagtagagagaaggaaaaaagggaagaaatatttcgcaaatcactaaaggaagatttacaagagtcattagaaaagaattcacaagaaaataaagaagaaggaagaatactaagagaatcgttagagaagcgtttacaagaaactaacgcatcgttaaaGAAGAATTcgcaagaaacgagagaatcactaaaggaagatttacaagagatcaaaacatcacaaatgaagatggaagataatttgaagaaggaaatacgggagttaccaaaacgactgaagatgaacgtcgacgagagagaaagtaaactacagacaaatatagaacaggtccagggagacgtggagaagacagAAGGAAAGgtaacagagaagatagaagaagatgctGAAGAAGCTAGGacagaattgggagaaaagatcaccgaagtgatgcagatgcagaaacaatgcaacgacgtggttgagaagatagaagaagatgttgaagaaaccaGAATCGAGATGGaagaaaggatcaccgaagtgacgcagatgcagaaacgatGCAACGACGTGATTGAGGGGATGGGAGAAAAGCAACAACAATTGACAATAAATCTGAGaaatgctgtagccatgcagcgagaagatTACCAGAGGGGTACAAtcaaaggtgaggccttcacttgtggaatcaagaggaaaaaagggaatactaataatgatcagtttggaggagagTTATTGAAGAAacgctggcccaaaagtcgtcagtgtacAACACTTGAgaacccactacgatgcagaccacttagtaatgggaaaggaacgtcggaagaaattgccaagcattcatgtaaattgaacgagactttggaacgaccactgagtgacaacgtaatggtatctgcaataaaaagaagattgaatcagaaaaggcaaggaaccgtatccaggagcccaaTCAAAAATagggaggccttaatgaagatactgcaccaactggagtctattagatcacagaaatacaagcaagctaatgatagaaacagagaagggagtaatgacccaaggattcattttaatcattcatctgattacagaggaagaggaggaggaaccaaaaaaccgaaggacactccaggtgaggtccgaccaagagtgagggctataaggaccccaaataaacctgctaagacatggttaggacaattagctgtaaaatggacaattaaatga